In the Bradyrhizobium guangzhouense genome, one interval contains:
- a CDS encoding basic amino acid/polyamine antiporter, with protein MAPSSNEADQKLSRSALIALVVGSMVGSGIFALPASFGRATGALGALIAWIIAGTGMLMLAFVFQSLSRRRPDLDAGIYAYAKAGFGEYIGFASAAGYWIGCCLADVACLILIKATLGQFFPVFGDGTTPTAIVAASLLLWGVHCLVLRGIKGAAALNTVATYAKIVPIVVFIAVAIVAMDPELFRQNFWGTEPPSLATVFGQVRSTMLLTVFVFVGIEGASVYSRYARDRSDIGIATVLGFLAVLSLLVLVTLLSYGVMPRERLAGLATPSMAGVMEAMVGRWGIIFISVALLISILGNYLSWSLLAAEVLHSAALNRTMPSFLARENKRQVPVGALWLTNCVIQAFLLVTWFAEYAFTLALKMTSSMTLIPYFFVAAYGLKLAYGRETYHGSGRAHIVDGIRSAVATVYAAAMIFAGGPKFLLLSAILYAPGTLLFFLAKRERKEAVFKPFEAVMFAALAIAACAGVYALAVGVIAI; from the coding sequence ATGGCACCGTCGTCGAACGAGGCCGATCAAAAGCTCTCCCGTAGCGCGCTCATAGCGCTGGTGGTCGGATCGATGGTCGGCTCCGGCATCTTCGCATTGCCGGCGTCGTTCGGCCGAGCCACCGGCGCACTCGGGGCCTTGATTGCCTGGATCATTGCAGGCACCGGCATGCTGATGCTGGCCTTCGTGTTCCAGTCGCTGTCGCGCCGCAGGCCGGACCTTGATGCCGGCATCTATGCCTACGCCAAGGCAGGATTCGGCGAATACATCGGTTTTGCTTCGGCGGCCGGCTATTGGATCGGCTGCTGTCTTGCCGACGTCGCCTGTCTCATCCTGATCAAGGCCACGCTTGGGCAATTCTTCCCCGTCTTCGGCGACGGCACCACCCCGACGGCGATCGTAGCGGCATCTTTGTTGTTGTGGGGTGTGCATTGCCTGGTGCTGCGAGGCATCAAGGGGGCGGCCGCGTTGAACACGGTTGCGACCTACGCCAAGATCGTCCCGATTGTGGTGTTCATTGCCGTGGCGATTGTCGCAATGGACCCGGAATTGTTCCGGCAGAATTTCTGGGGCACGGAGCCACCGAGCCTAGCGACGGTTTTCGGGCAGGTCCGCAGCACGATGCTGCTCACCGTGTTCGTATTCGTCGGCATCGAGGGAGCGAGCGTCTATTCTCGCTATGCCAGGGATCGCTCGGACATCGGCATCGCGACTGTCCTCGGTTTCCTGGCCGTCCTCTCGCTCCTCGTCCTGGTGACATTGTTGTCCTACGGCGTGATGCCGCGAGAACGGCTCGCAGGCCTTGCAACGCCGTCCATGGCCGGCGTGATGGAGGCGATGGTCGGCCGTTGGGGGATCATCTTCATCAGCGTGGCGCTGCTGATCTCGATCCTCGGCAATTATCTGTCATGGTCGTTGCTCGCGGCAGAGGTGCTGCATTCGGCGGCCCTCAACCGCACCATGCCGTCGTTTCTCGCAAGGGAGAACAAGCGTCAGGTTCCCGTCGGGGCGCTCTGGCTGACCAATTGCGTCATCCAGGCCTTCCTGCTGGTCACCTGGTTTGCCGAATATGCGTTCACGCTCGCCTTGAAGATGACGAGCTCGATGACGCTGATTCCGTACTTCTTCGTTGCGGCGTACGGCTTGAAGCTGGCGTATGGCCGCGAGACCTATCACGGCAGCGGACGCGCCCACATCGTCGACGGGATCCGATCGGCGGTCGCCACGGTCTACGCCGCCGCCATGATCTTCGCCGGCGGCCCGAAGTTTCTGTTGCTGTCGGCAATCCTGTACGCGCCCGGGACGCTGCTGTTTTTCCTGGCCAAGCGCGAACGCAAGGAAGCGGTCTTCAAGCCGTTCGAAGCCGTGATGTTTGCAGCGCTGGCAATCGCCGCATGTGCCGGCGTCTACGCGCTGGCAGTCGGAGTCATCGCGATCTGA
- a CDS encoding DUF6894 family protein, protein MRFYFHIVDKYGLCSDGTGCEHADQDAAAQHARRIAAELAKAGEFFRSGIVLVAAGREPSSGSDRGPTALAAEA, encoded by the coding sequence ATGCGCTTCTATTTCCATATCGTCGACAAGTACGGTCTGTGTTCCGACGGGACCGGATGCGAACACGCCGATCAGGATGCCGCCGCACAGCATGCTCGACGCATTGCCGCCGAGCTCGCAAAGGCCGGCGAATTCTTCCGCTCCGGCATCGTGCTGGTCGCAGCCGGTCGCGAGCCGTCATCCGGCTCCGATCGAGGCCCAACGGCTCTCGCCGCCGAGGCCTGA
- a CDS encoding Bax inhibitor-1/YccA family protein codes for MSNYDQNLTASGGSGAGATALDVGLRNYMMRIYNYMAAGVGVTAVVAWLTYQLTGPALLQSPLMLVFILAPLGLVFFIGSRINSLSVSTARLLFFIYAALVGVSLSTLFHIYTSASITRVFFIAAATFGALSVFGYTTRRDLSGLGTFLFMGLIGVIIASLVNLFLRSTGLDWLISIVGVGVFAGLTAYDTQRIKAMYDAGDDETSAGRKSVISALSLYLNFINLFMMLLRLADGRR; via the coding sequence ATGTCAAACTATGATCAGAACCTGACGGCCTCCGGCGGGTCCGGCGCCGGCGCAACCGCGCTGGATGTTGGACTGCGCAACTACATGATGCGCATCTACAACTACATGGCTGCCGGCGTCGGCGTGACCGCGGTCGTCGCGTGGCTGACCTATCAACTCACCGGTCCGGCATTGCTGCAGAGCCCGTTGATGTTGGTCTTCATCCTGGCGCCGCTGGGGCTGGTCTTCTTCATCGGCTCGCGCATCAACAGCTTGTCGGTCTCGACGGCGCGGCTTCTGTTCTTCATCTATGCGGCACTGGTCGGCGTCTCGCTCTCGACGTTGTTCCACATCTACACCAGCGCCTCGATCACGCGCGTCTTCTTCATCGCTGCCGCGACGTTCGGAGCGCTCAGCGTCTTTGGCTACACCACAAGGCGCGACCTCTCCGGCCTCGGCACCTTTCTTTTCATGGGCCTGATCGGCGTCATCATAGCCAGCCTGGTGAACCTCTTCCTGCGCTCGACCGGACTCGACTGGCTGATCTCGATCGTGGGCGTCGGCGTCTTTGCCGGGCTCACCGCCTATGACACGCAGCGTATCAAGGCGATGTACGACGCCGGCGACGATGAAACGTCGGCGGGCCGGAAGTCCGTGATTTCAGCCCTGTCGCTCTATCTCAACTTCATCAACCTGTTCATGATGCTGCTGCGCCTCGCCGACGGCCGGCGCTGA
- a CDS encoding DUF1269 domain-containing protein, with translation MSDLVAIVYPSEAKAEDVRQRLLRLQKEYLITISDAVIAVKTDSGGIKLNQLVNTTAMGAMTGSFWGLLIGVIFLNPILGVAVGAASGALGGALSDFGIDDAFMKELSASLHTGNAALFVLIKNMTADKVLKEIKDAGGTVLKTSLDDAKEQALRNALASAAAARPAA, from the coding sequence ATGTCTGATCTAGTGGCGATCGTGTACCCATCCGAGGCGAAGGCCGAAGACGTGCGTCAACGCCTGCTCAGGCTGCAGAAGGAATATTTGATCACGATCAGCGACGCCGTGATTGCCGTGAAGACGGATTCCGGCGGCATCAAGCTCAATCAGCTCGTCAACACGACGGCAATGGGCGCGATGACCGGAAGCTTCTGGGGCCTGCTGATCGGCGTGATCTTCCTCAATCCCATCCTCGGTGTCGCGGTCGGCGCGGCATCCGGCGCGCTCGGTGGCGCACTGTCCGATTTCGGCATCGACGATGCTTTCATGAAGGAATTGTCTGCCTCGCTCCACACCGGTAATGCAGCCTTGTTCGTTCTGATCAAGAACATGACCGCAGACAAGGTGCTGAAGGAGATCAAGGACGCCGGAGGGACCGTGCTGAAGACGTCTCTGGATGACGCCAAGGAACAGGCCCTGCGCAACGCGCTCGCAAGCGCCGCCGCGGCGCGGCCAGCGGCCTGA
- a CDS encoding DUF3551 domain-containing protein: MLALASPAQAREIQWCAKIHGRGTSCMYHTEEQCRASISGRGGTCVRRRT, encoded by the coding sequence ATGTTGGCTCTCGCTTCGCCGGCGCAGGCCCGGGAAATCCAGTGGTGCGCCAAGATACACGGACGAGGCACCAGCTGTATGTACCATACTGAAGAGCAATGCCGCGCATCGATCAGCGGAAGGGGTGGCACTTGCGTCCGCAGGCGCACCTAG
- a CDS encoding complex I subunit 5 family protein: protein MLSIAVPVAGVLLAFVLGGRWVRFVVFTIIPTMLTIVAATVLVLPRSKGPLVYLLGAWTPPLGVALRADGLSAVMLAATAVVISAVSVFAMTEFRPTTAAPRAPFAFWILLLAIWGALNTIFVGGDLFTLYVALELLTFAAVPLVSLDGRPETLRAALRYLLFALLGSVLYLLGTALLYGRYGTLDIVLLSRRVSAEPGPLIAVALMTTGLLAKTALFPLHLWLPPAHAGAPAAASAILSGLVVKGSFFILLRLWFDVMPALPGFAASQLLAALGAAAILFGSVVALRQERLKLLIAYSTLAQIGYLFLIFPLALNTSGQLDHGQALAGGLLQAISHATAKASMFLAVGSIYGALGHDRIIGLGGVARALPLSVLAFALGGIALMGVQPSGASLAKDLLLEQATSTGQWWWVIVLQAGGMFTAAYVVLVLAHALAPSDLPIALAGDAPRSRDLAALSLALCSLSLGVVPWEHYLPVPHGAALRSFGLDALFKFMLPAMGGTALAILFSPWPHRLAHSATWKTPTRGLGPLRRICLDFGGLVETGDDGLRQWSTTGIALLLVTLLLAAAMFTAN, encoded by the coding sequence GTGCTGTCGATCGCCGTTCCGGTCGCAGGGGTCTTGCTGGCCTTCGTGCTCGGCGGTCGTTGGGTCCGATTTGTCGTATTCACGATCATCCCGACCATGCTGACGATCGTCGCGGCGACGGTCCTGGTCTTGCCGCGGAGCAAGGGCCCTCTCGTCTACCTGCTGGGCGCCTGGACGCCCCCGTTGGGCGTCGCACTTCGTGCCGATGGATTGTCTGCAGTGATGCTCGCAGCGACCGCGGTCGTGATCTCTGCGGTCTCCGTGTTTGCGATGACCGAATTTCGTCCCACGACGGCCGCACCGCGCGCGCCATTCGCGTTCTGGATCCTGCTGCTGGCGATCTGGGGGGCGCTGAACACAATCTTTGTCGGTGGAGACCTCTTTACGCTCTATGTCGCCCTGGAATTGCTGACATTCGCCGCCGTGCCGCTCGTCTCGCTGGACGGCCGCCCGGAGACACTGCGAGCCGCGCTACGTTATCTGCTGTTCGCACTGCTGGGGTCCGTGCTCTATTTACTGGGCACGGCTCTCCTCTATGGCCGTTATGGCACGCTCGATATCGTATTGCTGTCACGTCGTGTCAGCGCTGAACCTGGGCCGCTCATTGCAGTGGCCCTGATGACAACCGGTCTCCTCGCCAAAACCGCCCTGTTTCCGTTACACCTCTGGCTGCCACCCGCCCATGCCGGCGCACCCGCAGCCGCGAGCGCCATCCTGTCCGGTCTCGTCGTAAAGGGATCATTCTTCATCCTCCTGCGGCTCTGGTTCGACGTCATGCCCGCCCTGCCCGGCTTCGCCGCATCGCAATTGCTCGCTGCGCTCGGAGCCGCGGCGATATTGTTCGGAAGCGTTGTCGCTTTGCGGCAGGAACGCCTGAAACTCCTGATCGCATACTCGACCCTGGCTCAAATCGGCTATCTCTTCCTGATATTCCCTCTCGCCCTCAACACCTCGGGTCAGCTCGATCATGGCCAAGCCCTGGCGGGCGGGTTGCTGCAGGCAATCTCCCACGCCACCGCGAAGGCATCGATGTTTCTGGCCGTCGGATCGATCTACGGCGCCCTGGGCCACGATCGCATCATCGGGCTGGGCGGCGTTGCGCGCGCGCTGCCCTTGAGCGTCCTCGCCTTCGCATTGGGCGGCATCGCGCTGATGGGGGTACAGCCGAGCGGAGCATCCCTTGCCAAGGATTTATTGCTCGAGCAAGCAACCAGCACAGGACAGTGGTGGTGGGTCATCGTGCTCCAGGCCGGGGGAATGTTCACGGCCGCTTATGTGGTGCTGGTTCTGGCGCATGCACTCGCACCCTCGGACCTGCCGATTGCCCTCGCCGGTGACGCGCCGCGCAGCCGCGATCTGGCTGCACTTTCACTCGCCCTCTGTTCGCTCTCACTCGGTGTGGTGCCCTGGGAGCACTATTTGCCTGTTCCGCATGGCGCGGCGTTGAGGTCGTTCGGCCTCGACGCACTGTTCAAATTCATGTTGCCTGCGATGGGAGGAACGGCGCTGGCGATCCTGTTCAGTCCCTGGCCACACAGGCTCGCCCATTCGGCGACCTGGAAGACTCCGACGAGGGGCTTGGGTCCTCTCCGACGCATCTGTCTTGATTTTGGCGGCCTCGTCGAGACGGGCGACGATGGTCTTCGTCAGTGGTCGACGACCGGCATCGCACTACTTCTCGTGACGCTGTTGCTCGCCGCCGCGATGTTCACTGCGAATTGA
- a CDS encoding NADH-quinone oxidoreductase subunit K, whose protein sequence is MSGTTVFGFCAAAAVGLGLYGLITNPQPLRKIIAFNLVGSGVFLLFGVVGRRGAAAGLGNDPVPQALVITGVVVAFSATALAIALLLRLFKAAGTATLSDAPLRADPDSPGD, encoded by the coding sequence ATGAGCGGCACAACGGTATTCGGATTCTGCGCTGCTGCCGCGGTCGGACTTGGGCTCTACGGCCTGATCACGAATCCGCAGCCTCTTCGCAAGATCATCGCCTTCAATCTGGTCGGCAGCGGCGTGTTCCTTCTGTTCGGCGTGGTCGGACGGCGCGGTGCAGCAGCGGGTCTCGGCAATGATCCAGTGCCCCAGGCTTTGGTGATTACCGGGGTTGTCGTCGCATTTTCTGCCACGGCTCTCGCAATTGCCCTGCTGCTGCGGTTGTTCAAGGCCGCTGGCACTGCGACGCTCAGTGACGCGCCGTTGCGCGCCGACCCAGATTCGCCCGGTGACTGA
- a CDS encoding Na(+)/H(+) antiporter subunit B, which yields MSIATIFEIVLAAVLLGLGVWTIVVRETFSATVGFVAYGLLVALIWVRLDAVDVALTEAAIGGGLGGVLLLGAAARLRDADLMASETPGEVMRASAAALSALIAAALAGAVVLLPDAAPTLAPAAVANAWATGLSNSVTNVLMAFRAMDTMLEKVVLLLAIVGVWSLAPDSAWDGRPGPRHETDPNGVLAFLARLLPPVGIVVGIYILWTGADHPGGAFQGGAILASMWLLTIMAGLADTPPTGRRWLRFILVAGPCLFLLVGLVGLLSGAAFLSYPPALAKPLILGIEVAMVLTIAATLGLLLAGAPERSWKP from the coding sequence ATGAGCATCGCGACGATCTTCGAGATAGTGCTCGCCGCGGTTTTGCTGGGCCTCGGCGTCTGGACAATCGTCGTGCGCGAGACCTTTTCGGCGACGGTCGGCTTCGTTGCTTACGGACTGCTGGTGGCTCTCATCTGGGTGCGCCTCGACGCTGTCGACGTCGCGCTGACCGAGGCCGCAATCGGCGGGGGGCTTGGCGGCGTGTTGCTGTTGGGCGCGGCCGCGCGATTGCGCGATGCCGACCTGATGGCGTCGGAAACGCCGGGTGAGGTGATGCGGGCGAGCGCGGCAGCACTGTCGGCGCTGATTGCCGCGGCGCTGGCCGGCGCGGTCGTGCTGCTACCCGATGCGGCTCCGACGCTTGCTCCGGCTGCTGTTGCAAATGCCTGGGCAACGGGTCTGTCGAACTCCGTCACTAACGTGCTCATGGCGTTTCGCGCAATGGATACGATGCTCGAGAAGGTCGTCCTGTTGCTGGCAATCGTCGGGGTTTGGTCGCTTGCACCCGACAGCGCCTGGGACGGCCGTCCGGGACCGCGCCACGAGACCGATCCAAATGGCGTTCTCGCCTTTCTTGCACGGCTGTTGCCGCCGGTTGGCATCGTCGTCGGGATTTATATCCTCTGGACCGGCGCCGACCATCCCGGCGGAGCATTTCAAGGCGGCGCCATTCTCGCGTCCATGTGGCTGCTGACCATCATGGCCGGGTTGGCGGATACACCACCCACAGGCCGTCGATGGCTGCGGTTCATCCTCGTCGCCGGGCCCTGCCTGTTTCTGCTCGTCGGCCTCGTCGGCCTCCTGTCCGGAGCTGCGTTTCTTTCCTATCCGCCGGCGCTCGCCAAGCCATTGATACTCGGGATCGAGGTCGCAATGGTCCTGACGATCGCCGCAACCCTCGGCCTGCTTCTCGCCGGCGCGCCGGAGCGGAGTTGGAAGCCATGA
- a CDS encoding monovalent cation/H(+) antiporter subunit G, giving the protein MSLVRDMTTIAAVSAGALFFLAGTVGLLRFPDTLTRLHALTKADNLGLGLVVLGLLPQAGGLRDGLKLISIWLLGLLAGATVSQLIARAARHGKSIR; this is encoded by the coding sequence ATGAGCCTCGTGCGCGACATGACAACGATTGCGGCAGTGTCGGCAGGCGCGTTGTTCTTTTTGGCCGGCACCGTCGGCCTCCTTCGCTTTCCCGATACCCTGACGCGCCTGCACGCGCTCACCAAGGCGGACAATCTCGGCCTCGGTCTCGTCGTGCTTGGATTGCTCCCGCAAGCAGGAGGGCTTCGCGACGGGCTGAAGTTGATCAGTATCTGGCTGCTCGGCCTGCTCGCGGGGGCGACGGTCTCGCAACTGATTGCGCGTGCTGCGCGCCATGGCAAATCGATCAGATGA
- a CDS encoding monovalent cation/H+ antiporter complex subunit F, with protein MTEFLTAAVGFVLAMLALGLVSILRGPGDADRMMATQLIGTGGIAALLLLGTVADVPAAIDVALTLALLATFASIAFVKKGLPRFETETDETSSMEGE; from the coding sequence ATGACTGAGTTTCTGACAGCCGCGGTCGGCTTCGTCCTGGCCATGCTGGCGCTTGGGCTGGTGTCGATCCTGCGCGGTCCCGGGGACGCCGACCGCATGATGGCGACGCAGCTGATCGGGACCGGAGGAATTGCGGCGTTGCTGCTGCTCGGCACCGTAGCGGACGTACCGGCGGCAATCGACGTCGCGCTGACTTTGGCGCTTCTGGCCACCTTCGCCTCTATTGCGTTCGTCAAGAAGGGGCTTCCTCGGTTCGAAACGGAAACCGACGAGACCTCGTCAATGGAGGGCGAATGA
- a CDS encoding Na+/H+ antiporter subunit E, with protein sequence MRAHVTAGVPWRSATSRAAWFLCLWLVLAGASPNDIPAAIIAIAAATWTSLHLLEPGTARPSPRAIFRLTLLFLYHSVVAGADVARRALDPRLPLHPGFIAYPTGLPRGPRRNVFTTLTSLLPGSVPAGEDTTQILYHCLDVEQPVVEDLAAEEIALVRALYND encoded by the coding sequence GTGCGCGCGCACGTCACAGCCGGAGTTCCGTGGCGGAGCGCGACTTCCCGCGCGGCATGGTTTCTTTGCCTCTGGCTCGTGCTCGCCGGCGCCTCTCCCAATGACATTCCGGCTGCGATCATCGCCATCGCCGCAGCAACCTGGACAAGTCTGCATTTGCTGGAGCCTGGCACCGCGCGGCCCTCGCCTCGCGCCATCTTTCGATTGACGTTGCTCTTCCTGTACCACTCCGTCGTTGCGGGAGCCGATGTCGCGAGGCGTGCACTCGATCCGCGGCTGCCGCTGCACCCAGGATTTATCGCGTATCCGACCGGGTTGCCGCGCGGCCCGCGTCGTAACGTGTTCACGACGCTCACCAGCCTGCTGCCAGGCAGCGTGCCGGCCGGAGAAGACACCACGCAGATCCTCTATCACTGCCTCGACGTCGAACAGCCCGTGGTCGAGGACCTCGCTGCAGAGGAGATTGCGTTGGTTCGCGCGCTTTACAATGACTGA
- a CDS encoding efflux RND transporter periplasmic adaptor subunit, whose translation MRGRRTTPSQVFALTLMVAASALILAACGREPETKQPQPRPVRTTTIEKRESLVPLTFTGRIEAEDEVSVAFRIAGRLLANDAKVGERVEAGQLLAQLESQNELSNLRQAQAALSAAQGQLTQARNHYERQETLLGQGWTTRANFEAATQARQTAQSQVEAAEAQVSSAHDLVSFTELRADAPGKITATGPAAGEVVQAGQMIAKIARQDGRDAVFDVGAQMVRAAPADVEVAVSLTDDPKVTARGRIRQIAAQADPVTRTFEVKVGLTDPPAAMRLGATVNGRVESSSGPVIDIPASALTRINQQPAVWIVDRATSLVSARNVDILRFDQAQVIVSQGLDAGEIVVTAGVQALHPGQKVRVLGSGP comes from the coding sequence ATGCGCGGCCGCCGAACGACACCGTCGCAAGTCTTTGCATTGACGCTGATGGTCGCTGCATCCGCGTTGATCCTGGCGGCGTGCGGACGCGAGCCGGAAACGAAGCAACCACAGCCGCGACCGGTCCGGACCACGACGATCGAAAAGCGCGAGAGCCTGGTGCCGCTGACCTTCACGGGTCGGATCGAGGCCGAGGACGAGGTGAGCGTCGCCTTCCGGATCGCGGGACGCTTGCTTGCGAACGACGCCAAGGTTGGCGAGAGGGTTGAGGCCGGGCAGCTGCTGGCCCAGCTGGAGTCTCAGAACGAGCTGAGCAATTTGCGGCAGGCGCAGGCGGCTCTTTCCGCAGCCCAAGGCCAATTGACGCAGGCGCGCAACCACTACGAGCGTCAGGAGACCCTGTTGGGGCAGGGGTGGACCACGCGCGCCAATTTCGAGGCGGCGACGCAAGCAAGACAGACCGCACAGTCGCAGGTCGAGGCGGCGGAAGCGCAAGTCAGCTCTGCACATGATCTCGTCAGTTTCACCGAGCTGCGCGCCGACGCGCCGGGCAAGATCACCGCGACGGGGCCGGCTGCCGGCGAGGTCGTTCAGGCCGGGCAAATGATCGCCAAGATTGCAAGACAGGACGGTCGCGACGCGGTCTTCGACGTTGGTGCCCAAATGGTCAGAGCGGCACCGGCCGATGTCGAGGTCGCCGTCAGCCTGACGGATGATCCGAAAGTCACGGCGCGAGGCCGCATCCGGCAGATCGCAGCGCAAGCCGACCCTGTGACCCGCACGTTCGAGGTCAAGGTCGGCCTGACGGATCCGCCGGCCGCGATGCGTCTCGGTGCGACCGTGAATGGACGCGTCGAAAGCAGTTCCGGGCCGGTGATCGACATACCGGCAAGCGCATTGACGCGGATCAATCAGCAGCCGGCCGTCTGGATCGTCGATCGCGCGACGAGCCTCGTCTCGGCACGCAATGTCGATATCCTGCGCTTCGACCAGGCACAGGTCATCGTCTCGCAGGGATTGGATGCCGGAGAGATCGTCGTCACCGCCGGTGTTCAGGCGCTTCATCCGGGCCAGAAGGTGCGCGTGCTCGGGTCAGGGCCATGA